The following are from one region of the Paenibacillus sp. JZ16 genome:
- a CDS encoding LacI family DNA-binding transcriptional regulator: MTKEKVTIQDIADALGISRNTASKALNGSESIPDETRSRVIKKAIELKYKQFAFMETDNLLTKTPGNIALLTANLPSTSHFGSRLISGLEKRISAEGYNLSIHIVRDIDRNSRTLPNNFESSKVDGIICIELFDMEYSKELTSLGLPTVFIDCAADMFYPDLQADLLLMENEHSTFHMTRRLIEQGNMSLGFIGDIHHCKSFNERWVGFNRALTEMGIRLDLEQCVLNPDREFFSESDWMEKRLKQMKQMPSAFVCANDFIAVNVMKALKNNHIAIPGDIAVCGFDNAPESRIVEPHLSTVHIYSDEMGIAAANMLLSRVKEPALPYQVTHIQTKPLFRASTEKID; encoded by the coding sequence ATGACGAAAGAAAAAGTCACAATTCAAGATATTGCGGATGCACTGGGGATCTCCAGAAATACGGCATCCAAAGCTTTGAACGGCAGCGAAAGTATTCCGGACGAGACGCGCAGCAGGGTCATCAAAAAAGCAATCGAATTGAAATACAAACAATTTGCCTTCATGGAGACGGACAACCTGCTGACCAAAACCCCGGGAAACATCGCTCTTCTCACGGCGAATCTTCCGAGCACCTCCCATTTTGGCTCGCGCTTAATCAGCGGGCTTGAGAAACGAATCAGCGCGGAAGGCTATAACCTGTCCATTCATATCGTCCGGGACATCGATCGAAATTCTCGGACGCTGCCTAACAATTTTGAATCCTCCAAAGTGGATGGAATCATCTGTATTGAGTTATTTGATATGGAATACAGCAAGGAGCTCACAAGCCTCGGCCTTCCTACCGTATTTATCGATTGTGCCGCTGACATGTTCTACCCGGACTTGCAAGCGGATTTACTACTGATGGAGAATGAACACAGCACCTTCCACATGACCAGGCGGCTCATAGAGCAGGGCAACATGTCTTTGGGATTTATCGGGGACATCCATCATTGCAAGAGCTTTAATGAACGCTGGGTGGGATTTAATCGGGCCTTGACCGAAATGGGGATCCGGCTGGATCTGGAACAATGTGTTCTAAACCCGGACCGTGAGTTTTTCTCCGAGTCCGACTGGATGGAGAAGCGGCTGAAACAGATGAAACAGATGCCGTCCGCATTTGTATGCGCCAATGATTTTATTGCGGTCAATGTGATGAAAGCCTTGAAGAATAACCATATCGCCATCCCGGGCGACATTGCCGTATGCGGCTTCGATAATGCGCCTGAATCGCGCATCGTTGAACCCCATTTATCAACGGTACATATCTATAGCGATGAAATGGGAATTGCTGCGGCCAACATGCTGTTGTCCCGGGTGAAAGAACCGGCGTTACCCTATCAAGTCACGCATATCCAAACAAAACCGCTATTCAGGGCATCGACTGAAAAAATAGACTAG